From Leptospira fainei serovar Hurstbridge str. BUT 6, the proteins below share one genomic window:
- a CDS encoding PAS domain S-box protein, translated as MEGRKLRRALRIIMTFAWLRNWSTKRLFGKESYEEVRSFLPEVTYDFIYRLDVSEDYQFQVGWANESFWRFFGKKPFNKKNRLPIDRLLNVHPEDKGLVSEKVKTLLTGKPSVQEYRILNENGEVLWIRDHGKPVLNPDTHRVIQIYGSIQDITLRKKNEIILRDQLDYIQILLDSTDEWVIQLNQAGIIQYVNSSGRQEVKNQFGISLYKGINISSLLSPEHREIFNSQLEKAFAGEKGKWHFSRLFPTEMNSELEVSFAPLKKEGSIKEAVIFLKDVTLRTVWETALLASEEKYRKLVEVCPDGIGLHSEGKLLYLNEAGLRILGYSSLEEIEGRSVFDFVHPDSQKVVSDRMLRALKFEMPLPPIEEKFLTKDGGEVQVEVTGSAFQQRGGKFMQVIFRDISERKKSQQELHDLRKKIMLANDRLRAIIEGVKDSICAVDMDMRVMACNSSFELLVWKLYGKRISEGDRIPEIFLTDPEERNTIIENWSRALRGEVFRVERRISGLVNENTVLEINYSSIRDFSHNLIGAAQVIRDVTERYQYEETLRISLTDKEVMLKEIHHRVKNNLQVVSSLLSLQTEFTDDPKLVSIIKECERRIQSMALIHKELYQNESIADADFQEYLNNLLVALVQSFGASRKVNYTVESDELKLNLDFAIPLALVLNELVSNSLKYAFPGERTGNINIGITRNERTLIIEVRDDGIGLPTGFNIKESESLGLQLVGMLLGKLKADWNLVPSETGVHYRIGFSNLT; from the coding sequence ATGGAAGGGCGAAAGCTTCGACGCGCTCTTAGGATTATAATGACGTTTGCTTGGCTTCGAAATTGGTCTACAAAACGTTTGTTTGGAAAAGAATCCTACGAAGAGGTACGCTCATTTTTGCCGGAGGTCACGTACGATTTTATTTATCGCTTAGACGTATCGGAGGATTATCAATTTCAAGTCGGTTGGGCGAATGAAAGTTTCTGGCGATTCTTCGGGAAGAAGCCGTTTAATAAAAAAAATAGACTTCCTATCGATCGATTATTGAACGTTCATCCCGAAGATAAGGGATTGGTTTCGGAGAAAGTCAAAACACTCCTGACCGGAAAACCTTCAGTTCAAGAATACAGAATTTTGAACGAGAACGGCGAGGTACTTTGGATTCGCGATCACGGAAAACCCGTCCTAAATCCCGATACGCATCGGGTGATTCAAATTTACGGATCCATTCAGGATATCACCTTACGAAAGAAGAACGAAATCATACTTCGGGACCAATTGGATTACATCCAAATTCTACTGGATAGTACCGACGAATGGGTCATCCAATTAAATCAAGCCGGCATCATTCAATATGTGAACTCCTCCGGTAGGCAGGAGGTTAAAAATCAATTCGGAATATCCCTCTATAAGGGAATTAATATTTCGTCCCTGCTTTCTCCCGAACACCGGGAAATATTCAATTCGCAGCTCGAGAAAGCCTTTGCGGGAGAGAAAGGAAAATGGCATTTTAGTCGACTGTTCCCTACTGAAATGAACTCCGAGTTGGAAGTTTCGTTCGCGCCGCTAAAGAAGGAAGGTTCGATAAAAGAAGCAGTCATTTTCCTAAAAGACGTAACTTTACGAACAGTCTGGGAAACGGCGTTATTAGCGAGCGAAGAAAAATATCGGAAATTGGTGGAAGTGTGTCCCGACGGAATCGGACTTCATTCCGAAGGAAAATTACTTTATCTGAATGAAGCCGGCTTAAGAATATTAGGATATTCTTCCTTGGAGGAAATCGAAGGCAGATCGGTTTTTGATTTTGTTCATCCGGATTCGCAGAAGGTAGTTTCGGATAGAATGCTACGCGCTCTTAAATTTGAAATGCCGTTGCCTCCGATAGAGGAGAAATTTCTCACAAAAGACGGAGGCGAGGTTCAAGTCGAAGTGACCGGGAGCGCATTCCAACAAAGGGGCGGTAAGTTCATGCAGGTCATCTTTCGGGATATTTCCGAAAGAAAAAAGTCTCAGCAAGAACTGCACGATTTACGCAAAAAAATCATGTTAGCGAACGATAGACTTCGGGCGATTATCGAAGGAGTCAAAGACTCCATTTGCGCCGTCGACATGGATATGCGGGTGATGGCCTGTAATAGTTCGTTCGAGCTTTTGGTCTGGAAGTTATACGGAAAGAGAATCAGCGAAGGAGATCGTATTCCTGAAATTTTTTTGACCGATCCTGAGGAACGAAACACGATCATAGAAAATTGGAGCCGAGCTTTGCGAGGAGAGGTTTTTCGGGTCGAAAGAAGAATTTCGGGTCTCGTTAACGAAAATACCGTACTTGAAATAAACTATAGTTCTATCAGGGATTTCAGTCATAATTTGATAGGAGCCGCGCAGGTTATCAGGGACGTAACCGAGCGATACCAATACGAAGAAACTTTGCGGATCTCACTTACCGATAAAGAGGTGATGCTGAAGGAAATCCATCATAGGGTTAAAAATAATCTGCAAGTCGTTTCTAGTCTATTAAGTCTTCAGACAGAATTTACCGACGATCCAAAACTAGTTTCGATCATCAAGGAGTGCGAACGACGTATTCAGTCAATGGCGCTCATACACAAAGAGCTATACCAAAACGAATCCATTGCGGATGCTGATTTTCAAGAGTACCTAAATAATCTTTTAGTCGCGCTCGTTCAATCGTTCGGGGCGAGTCGTAAAGTCAATTATACCGTGGAATCGGACGAGTTGAAATTGAATTTAGATTTTGCAATTCCATTAGCTCTGGTGCTGAACGAACTTGTTTCAAATAGTCTGAAATACGCTTTCCCAGGAGAAAGAACCGGAAATATCAATATAGGAATTACCCGAAATGAAAGGACTTTAATTATCGAAGTCCGAGATGACGGAATCGGTTTGCCCACCGGGTTCAATATCAAAGAATCGGAAAGTCTCGGTCTCCAATTGGTAGGAATGTTGCTCGGGAAACTGAAGGCGGATTGGAATTTGGTCCCGTCCGAGACCGGCGTGCATTATCGAATAGGGTTCTCCAATCTTACGTAA
- a CDS encoding ABC-F family ATP-binding cassette domain-containing protein, whose translation MNLLSVDRISKTIGEKNLFRDVSFGIDEGEKTGLLGINGSGKSTLLRILLGTEDPDQGKVVRNRTLKISYLPQFPSYNSNYTILEHVLSGIGPLMGTIRRYEDACSLLEKGGIEAEKEYQEAMAEMDSKQAWGLESDLKNLLRELNIPDFSRRMGELSGGMVKKVALAQALTEESNLLVLDEPTNHLDIDAILWLQDYLKETKKAVLLVTHDRYFLEEVAGRILEIERGTFRVFPGNYDLYLEKKVEMQIVEEKEEVKRKSFLRTELEWLKRQPKARGTKQKARTDRVLEVLDRKNSGKDIVLDISVSGRRLGGKILELKNIKKSYSSSLIGGFSYIFKSRERIGVVGPNGAGKTTLLNIVTGREKPDSGDVSLGVNTTFGYFDQLTRDLPGEKRVLDYLKEEVAPTVKMADGSLWSASQFLERFLFPPQLQMTKIERLSGGEKRRLYLVVLLMKNPNFLVLDEPTNDLDIPTLSVLEDFLQDFPGVVLVVSHDRYFMDRVVDYIFIMDGKGDIERFPGNYSEYLEYKSYRERNPDGEEQKISAVSKDSPSVKKKGLGYQDKRKLETLEKEIAELESEERILVETLQSGTASPEKAKISGERLTKIQEELLRKVGEWEDLASKEV comes from the coding sequence GTGAACTTACTTTCTGTCGATCGCATCTCCAAAACCATCGGTGAAAAAAATCTGTTTCGTGACGTCAGTTTCGGCATCGACGAGGGGGAGAAGACCGGTCTTCTCGGAATTAACGGTTCGGGGAAGTCGACACTCCTTCGCATTCTTTTAGGCACGGAGGATCCGGATCAGGGAAAAGTCGTTAGAAACCGGACTCTGAAAATTTCTTACCTGCCGCAATTTCCTTCCTACAATTCCAACTATACGATTTTAGAGCATGTGCTTTCCGGAATCGGTCCATTAATGGGAACCATTCGTCGATATGAAGACGCTTGTAGCCTGCTCGAAAAAGGCGGGATCGAAGCTGAAAAAGAATACCAGGAAGCGATGGCGGAGATGGATTCGAAGCAAGCATGGGGGCTTGAATCGGATTTAAAGAATCTATTAAGAGAATTGAATATTCCTGATTTTTCGAGAAGAATGGGCGAACTATCCGGCGGAATGGTAAAAAAAGTCGCGCTAGCCCAGGCGTTAACGGAGGAATCCAATCTTCTGGTCTTGGACGAGCCGACCAATCATTTAGACATAGATGCCATTCTGTGGTTACAGGACTATTTGAAAGAGACCAAAAAAGCGGTTTTATTGGTAACTCACGATCGTTATTTCCTGGAGGAAGTGGCCGGAAGAATTCTAGAAATCGAGAGAGGGACGTTTCGAGTTTTTCCGGGCAACTACGATCTGTATCTGGAAAAAAAAGTGGAGATGCAGATCGTGGAGGAAAAAGAGGAAGTCAAACGTAAATCTTTTTTACGAACGGAATTGGAATGGCTGAAACGACAACCGAAGGCGAGGGGCACAAAACAAAAAGCGAGAACCGACAGAGTATTGGAAGTGTTGGATCGTAAGAACAGCGGGAAAGATATCGTCCTGGATATTTCAGTGTCCGGAAGAAGGCTGGGAGGAAAAATATTAGAACTTAAAAATATTAAGAAATCCTATTCTTCTTCTCTTATCGGAGGTTTTTCCTATATCTTTAAAAGCCGGGAGCGCATCGGAGTCGTTGGACCGAACGGTGCGGGGAAAACTACTCTTCTGAATATCGTCACCGGTCGGGAAAAGCCTGATTCAGGGGACGTATCTTTGGGAGTGAATACTACGTTCGGCTATTTTGATCAGCTGACTCGCGATTTACCCGGTGAAAAAAGAGTCTTGGATTATCTAAAGGAAGAAGTAGCTCCCACAGTAAAAATGGCAGACGGATCCTTATGGTCGGCGTCCCAATTCTTGGAAAGGTTCCTGTTTCCGCCGCAACTGCAGATGACGAAGATCGAAAGACTTTCCGGCGGGGAAAAAAGAAGATTGTATCTCGTCGTTCTACTGATGAAGAACCCGAATTTCCTTGTCCTTGACGAACCTACGAACGACCTGGATATTCCCACTCTTTCCGTCTTGGAGGATTTTCTGCAGGATTTTCCGGGCGTCGTCTTAGTGGTATCGCACGATCGCTATTTTATGGACAGGGTAGTTGATTATATATTTATAATGGATGGAAAGGGAGATATCGAGAGGTTCCCGGGAAATTATTCCGAATATCTCGAATACAAGTCTTACCGAGAAAGAAATCCGGACGGAGAAGAACAAAAGATCTCCGCCGTTTCTAAAGATTCGCCGTCCGTAAAAAAGAAAGGACTCGGTTATCAAGACAAGCGTAAGTTGGAAACGCTGGAAAAGGAGATCGCGGAGTTGGAGTCGGAAGAACGGATTCTTGTCGAAACCTTACAATCCGGAACCGCGTCTCCCGAGAAAGCGAAGATCTCCGGAGAGAGATTAACGAAAATCCAGGAAGAGCTCCTTCGGAAAGTCGGAGAGTGGGAAGACCTAGCTTCCAAGGAAGTCTAG